One region of Pseudomonas alvandae genomic DNA includes:
- a CDS encoding YqiA/YcfP family alpha/beta fold hydrolase, with the protein MSGSILYIHGFNSAPASTKACQLVDVMARLGLSDQLQVPALHHHPRQAIGQLEQAITELGRPLLVGSSLGGYYATHLAERYGLKALLVNPAVSPHRMFDGYLGTQKNLYTDETWELTHDHVTALAELEVPAPRDPQRFQVWLQTGDETLDYRHAQQYYRACALRIQAGGDHSFQGFAQQLPALLSFAGIGADLYQAIDFTSL; encoded by the coding sequence ATGTCGGGTTCAATCCTTTATATCCATGGCTTCAACAGCGCCCCTGCGTCGACCAAAGCCTGCCAACTGGTCGACGTGATGGCACGCCTGGGCCTCAGCGACCAGCTACAGGTGCCGGCCCTGCACCACCACCCCCGCCAGGCCATCGGTCAGCTGGAACAGGCGATTACAGAACTGGGCCGGCCACTGCTGGTCGGCAGCTCGCTCGGCGGCTACTATGCGACTCACTTGGCCGAGCGTTACGGGCTCAAGGCCTTGTTGGTCAATCCTGCCGTCAGCCCGCATCGGATGTTCGACGGCTACCTGGGCACGCAGAAGAATTTATACACCGACGAAACCTGGGAATTGACCCACGACCACGTGACGGCCCTGGCCGAGCTGGAAGTGCCGGCGCCCCGGGATCCGCAGCGGTTTCAGGTATGGTTGCAAACCGGTGACGAAACGCTGGATTATCGCCACGCCCAACAGTATTACCGCGCCTGTGCCTTGCGCATCCAGGCCGGCGGCGACCACAGTTTCCAAGGGTTTGCCCAGCAGTTGCCGGCGCTGTTGAGTTTTGCCGGCATTGGTGCCGATTTGTACCAGGCGATCGACTTCACGTCGCTGTGA
- the parE gene encoding DNA topoisomerase IV subunit B, with protein MATPSASSYNADAIEVLSGLDPVRKRPGMYTDTSRPNHLAQEVIDNSVDEALAGHAKSVQVILHADHSLEVSDDGRGMPVDIHPEEGVSGVELILTKLHAGGKFSNKNYQFSGGLHGVGISVVNALSTQVRVRVKRDGNEYQMTFADGYKATELEVVGTVGKRNTGTSVYFAPDPKYFDSPKFSVSRLKHVLKAKAVLCPGLLVSFEDKATGEKVEWHYEDGLRSYLVDAVSGFERLPDEPFCGSLAGNKEAVDWALLWLPEGGESVQESYVNLIPTAQGGTHVNGLRQGLLDAMREFCEFRNLLPRGVKLAPEDVWERIAFVLSMKMQEPQFSGQTKERLSSREAAAFVSGVVKDAFSLWLNANPETGLALAELAINNAGRRLKASKKVERKRITQGPALPGKLADCAGQDPMRSELFLVEGDSAGGSAKQARDKEFQAILPLRGKILNTWEVDGSEVLASQEVHNIAVAIGVDPGAEDMTQLRYGKICILADADSDGLHIATLLCALFVQHFRPLVDAGHVYVAMPPLYRIDLGKEIYYALDEAERDGILDRLVAEKKRGKPQVTRFKGLGEMNPPQLRETTMDPNTRRLVQLTLDDFAATTEMMDMLLAKKRAGDRKSWLESKGDLAEVLA; from the coding sequence ATGGCCACTCCCAGCGCTAGCTCTTATAACGCAGACGCCATCGAAGTCCTCTCGGGCCTCGACCCGGTGCGCAAGCGCCCCGGTATGTACACCGACACCAGTCGGCCGAACCACCTCGCCCAGGAAGTCATCGACAACAGTGTCGACGAAGCCTTGGCCGGGCATGCGAAGTCGGTGCAGGTCATCCTGCACGCCGATCATTCGCTGGAAGTCAGCGATGACGGTCGCGGCATGCCGGTGGACATTCACCCCGAGGAGGGCGTGTCGGGCGTCGAGCTGATCCTCACCAAGCTCCACGCCGGCGGCAAGTTTTCCAACAAGAACTACCAGTTCTCCGGCGGTCTGCACGGGGTGGGTATTTCCGTGGTCAACGCCTTGTCGACCCAGGTGCGAGTACGGGTCAAGCGTGACGGCAATGAGTACCAGATGACCTTCGCCGATGGCTACAAGGCCACCGAGCTGGAAGTGGTCGGTACCGTCGGCAAGCGCAACACCGGGACCAGCGTGTATTTCGCCCCGGACCCGAAGTATTTCGATTCACCGAAGTTTTCTGTCAGCCGCCTCAAGCACGTGCTCAAGGCCAAGGCTGTGTTGTGCCCGGGGCTGCTGGTCAGTTTCGAAGACAAGGCCACCGGCGAGAAAGTCGAATGGCATTACGAAGACGGCCTGCGCTCCTATCTGGTGGACGCGGTCAGCGGTTTCGAACGCCTGCCCGACGAGCCGTTCTGTGGCAGCCTGGCCGGTAACAAGGAAGCGGTGGACTGGGCGCTGTTGTGGCTGCCCGAAGGCGGCGAAAGCGTCCAGGAAAGCTACGTCAACCTGATCCCCACGGCCCAGGGCGGTACGCACGTCAACGGCTTGCGCCAAGGCCTGCTCGACGCCATGCGCGAGTTCTGTGAGTTCCGCAACCTGCTGCCCCGTGGCGTGAAGCTGGCGCCGGAAGACGTCTGGGAGCGCATTGCCTTCGTCCTGTCGATGAAGATGCAGGAACCGCAATTCTCCGGCCAGACCAAGGAGCGCCTGTCGTCTCGCGAGGCGGCGGCGTTCGTCTCCGGCGTGGTCAAGGACGCCTTCAGCCTCTGGCTCAATGCCAACCCGGAAACCGGCCTGGCCCTGGCGGAGCTGGCAATCAACAACGCCGGCCGTCGTCTCAAGGCCAGCAAGAAAGTCGAGCGCAAGCGCATCACCCAAGGGCCGGCATTGCCGGGCAAGCTCGCCGATTGCGCCGGGCAGGACCCGATGCGTTCCGAGTTGTTCCTGGTGGAAGGTGACTCCGCCGGTGGTTCGGCCAAGCAGGCGCGGGACAAGGAGTTCCAGGCCATCCTGCCGCTGCGGGGCAAGATCCTCAACACCTGGGAAGTGGACGGCAGCGAAGTGCTGGCCAGCCAGGAAGTGCATAACATCGCGGTGGCCATCGGCGTCGATCCGGGCGCCGAGGACATGACCCAGTTGCGCTACGGCAAGATCTGCATCCTCGCCGACGCCGACTCCGACGGCCTGCACATCGCCACCTTGCTCTGCGCGCTGTTCGTCCAGCATTTCCGTCCGCTGGTGGACGCCGGCCACGTCTACGTGGCGATGCCGCCGCTGTACCGCATCGACCTGGGCAAGGAAATCTACTACGCCCTGGACGAAGCCGAGCGCGACGGCATTCTCGATCGCCTGGTGGCCGAGAAGAAGCGCGGCAAACCGCAGGTCACCCGATTCAAAGGCCTGGGCGAGATGAACCCGCCGCAGTTGCGCGAAACCACCATGGACCCGAACACCCGTCGCCTGGTGCAGCTGACCCTGGATGATTTCGCCGCGACGACGGAAATGATGGACATGCTGCTGGCGAAGAAACGCGCGGGCGACCGCAAGTCCTGGCTTGAATCCAAGGGTGACTTGGCCGAGGTCCTGGCCTGA
- a CDS encoding esterase-like activity of phytase family protein, translating into MRKGFALALLLWAGVAVAGPAPELKLLAEHAVDGMRGGNLSGLALCGNEMWTVSDRDDDRIYRLKPNDVAVWQAETVDIQVPTVPDNDLPWGLRSRTWAASFLRGGELDFEGISCDSAGNRYVVSESNAAVLQIPTTGAASWLKIAPTMIRQARGSGMLLHFNALFEGLAVNPAGDQLWLAAERERRGLLLIKRQQTVWDCDGNCVLLSEAGQEMQPPQFPKAKAVSRDFADLSLFDGKLFTLERNAYQICRRDPQTAQVERCWSFAAEALQDNRRYSQAYGLAEALVVDAQGAWIGLDNNDGARADGERRPIIWRFAAPDGGWGTSP; encoded by the coding sequence ATGCGCAAGGGTTTCGCCCTGGCGTTGTTGCTGTGGGCGGGGGTAGCAGTCGCAGGGCCCGCGCCGGAATTGAAGCTGTTGGCCGAGCATGCCGTCGATGGCATGCGTGGCGGCAACCTCTCCGGCTTGGCGTTGTGCGGCAACGAGATGTGGACGGTGTCCGACCGCGACGACGACCGGATCTATCGCCTCAAACCCAACGATGTAGCGGTCTGGCAGGCTGAAACAGTCGACATCCAGGTGCCGACCGTGCCGGATAACGATTTGCCGTGGGGCCTGAGGTCGCGCACCTGGGCGGCGTCGTTCCTGCGCGGGGGCGAGCTGGATTTCGAAGGCATCAGTTGCGACAGCGCCGGTAATCGCTATGTGGTCAGCGAGTCCAATGCCGCCGTGCTGCAAATACCGACGACAGGCGCTGCATCGTGGTTGAAAATCGCTCCGACGATGATCCGCCAGGCGCGTGGCAGCGGCATGTTGTTGCACTTCAACGCCTTGTTCGAAGGGCTTGCGGTCAACCCGGCCGGCGACCAGCTCTGGCTGGCGGCCGAGCGTGAGCGTCGTGGCTTGCTGTTGATCAAGCGCCAGCAAACGGTATGGGACTGCGACGGCAATTGCGTACTGCTCAGCGAAGCGGGGCAGGAGATGCAGCCGCCGCAGTTTCCCAAGGCCAAGGCCGTATCGCGGGATTTTGCCGACCTGTCATTGTTCGACGGCAAGCTGTTCACCCTGGAGCGAAATGCCTATCAGATCTGCCGGCGCGACCCGCAGACTGCCCAGGTCGAGCGCTGCTGGTCGTTCGCTGCCGAGGCGCTGCAGGATAATCGTCGTTACTCGCAAGCCTATGGCCTGGCCGAAGCGCTGGTGGTGGACGCCCAAGGCGCCTGGATTGGCCTGGACAACAACGACGGTGCCCGTGCCGATGGCGAGCGGCGGCCCATCATCTGGCGCTTCGCCGCGCCGGACGGTGGCTGGGGCACGTCGCCATGA
- the parC gene encoding DNA topoisomerase IV subunit A: MSDILADSLDGVERRSLADFTENAYLNYSMYVIMDRALPHIGDGLKPVQRRIVYAMSELGLDADSKHKKSARTVGDVLGKFHPHGDSACYEAMVLMAQPFSYRYTLVDGQGNWGAPDDPKSFAAMRYTEARLSRYSEVLLSELGQGTADWGPNFDGTLDEPLVLPARLPNILLNGTTGIAVGMATDVPPHNLREVATACVRLLDEPKATVEQLCEHIQGPDYPTEAEIITPRADLLKIYETGRGSVRMRAVYHIEDGDIIVTALPHQVSGAKVLEQIAAMMQAKPSKAPQVADLRDESDHENPCRIVIIPVNSRVDHDALMQHLFASTDLESSYRVNINIIGLDGKPQLKNLRALLVEWLEFRVKTVRRRLQFRLDKVERRLHLLDGLLIAYLNLDEVIHIIRTEEHPKAKLIERFALSEIQADYILDTRLRQLARLEEMKLRAEQDELLKEQAKLQALLGSEAKLKKLVRTELLKDAETYGDDRRSPIVERAEAKALSEHDLLPNEKVTVVLSEKGWVRSAKGHDIDAAGLSYKAGDGFKALAPGRSNQFAVFIDSTGRSYSVPAHTLPSARGQGEPLTGRLTPPPGATFECVLMPDDDGLYVIASDAGYGFVVKGEDLQAKNKAGKALLSLPNNAKVIAPRPVIDRENNWLASVTTEGRLLVFKISDLPQLGKGKGNKIIGISGERVASREEYVTDIAVIPEGATLVLQAGKRTLSLKADDLEHYKGERGRRGNKLPRGFQRVDALLVENLN, translated from the coding sequence ATGAGCGATATTCTTGCAGACAGCTTGGACGGCGTAGAGCGCCGATCGCTGGCTGACTTCACCGAAAATGCCTACCTCAATTATTCCATGTACGTGATCATGGACCGCGCGTTGCCGCACATCGGCGACGGCCTGAAACCGGTTCAGCGGCGGATCGTCTACGCCATGAGCGAGCTGGGGCTGGACGCGGACTCCAAGCACAAGAAATCGGCGCGTACCGTCGGTGACGTGCTCGGCAAGTTCCATCCCCACGGCGACTCGGCCTGCTACGAAGCCATGGTGCTGATGGCCCAGCCGTTCAGCTACCGCTACACGTTGGTGGACGGGCAGGGTAACTGGGGTGCGCCGGACGATCCCAAGTCTTTCGCGGCCATGCGCTACACCGAGGCGCGGTTGTCGCGCTATTCCGAGGTGCTGCTCAGCGAACTGGGCCAGGGTACCGCGGACTGGGGGCCGAACTTCGACGGCACCCTCGACGAGCCCTTGGTCTTGCCGGCACGTTTGCCGAACATCCTTCTCAATGGCACCACCGGTATCGCCGTGGGCATGGCCACCGACGTGCCGCCGCACAACCTGCGGGAAGTAGCGACGGCGTGCGTGCGTTTGCTGGACGAGCCGAAAGCCACGGTTGAACAGCTCTGCGAGCATATCCAGGGCCCGGACTATCCGACCGAAGCCGAGATCATCACCCCGCGCGCCGATCTGCTGAAAATCTACGAAACCGGCCGTGGCTCGGTGCGCATGCGCGCCGTATACCACATCGAAGACGGCGACATCATTGTCACGGCGCTGCCGCATCAGGTGTCCGGGGCCAAGGTCCTGGAGCAGATTGCGGCGATGATGCAGGCAAAACCGTCGAAAGCGCCACAAGTGGCCGACTTGCGCGACGAGTCCGACCACGAGAACCCCTGCCGCATCGTGATCATCCCGGTCAACAGCCGGGTCGACCACGACGCGCTGATGCAGCACCTGTTCGCCAGCACCGACCTGGAGTCGAGCTATCGGGTGAACATCAACATCATCGGCCTGGACGGCAAGCCACAACTGAAAAACCTGCGGGCGTTGTTGGTGGAGTGGCTGGAATTCCGGGTCAAGACCGTACGCCGACGCCTGCAATTCCGTCTGGACAAGGTCGAGCGCCGCCTGCACCTGTTGGACGGCTTGTTGATCGCCTACCTCAACCTGGATGAAGTGATTCACATCATCCGCACCGAGGAGCACCCCAAGGCCAAGCTGATCGAGCGTTTTGCCCTGAGCGAAATCCAGGCCGACTACATCCTCGATACCCGCCTGCGCCAGTTGGCACGCCTGGAAGAGATGAAGCTGCGCGCCGAGCAGGACGAGTTGCTCAAGGAGCAGGCCAAGCTGCAAGCCTTGTTGGGCAGCGAAGCCAAGCTCAAGAAACTGGTGCGCACCGAGCTGCTGAAGGATGCCGAAACCTACGGCGACGACCGTCGCTCGCCGATTGTCGAGCGCGCCGAAGCCAAGGCGTTGAGCGAACACGACCTGCTGCCGAACGAGAAAGTCACCGTCGTGCTCTCGGAAAAAGGCTGGGTACGCTCCGCCAAAGGTCACGATATTGACGCCGCCGGGCTTTCCTATAAGGCCGGGGATGGTTTCAAGGCCTTGGCGCCTGGGCGCTCGAACCAGTTCGCGGTGTTCATCGACTCCACCGGGCGCAGTTATTCGGTGCCGGCCCACACCTTGCCATCGGCCCGTGGCCAGGGCGAACCGCTCACCGGTCGTCTGACGCCACCGCCGGGTGCAACTTTTGAGTGCGTGCTGATGCCTGATGATGACGGGCTGTACGTAATTGCGTCGGACGCCGGTTACGGGTTCGTCGTCAAGGGTGAGGACCTGCAAGCCAAGAACAAGGCGGGCAAGGCGCTGTTGAGTCTGCCGAACAACGCCAAGGTCATCGCCCCGCGTCCGGTCATCGATCGCGAGAACAATTGGCTGGCGTCGGTGACGACAGAAGGGCGGTTGCTGGTGTTCAAGATCAGTGACCTGCCACAGCTCGGCAAAGGGAAAGGCAACAAGATCATCGGGATTTCCGGCGAACGGGTGGCGAGTCGCGAGGAATATGTCACGGATATTGCAGTGATACCGGAGGGTGCCACGCTTGTGCTGCAGGCTGGAAAGCGTACGCTTTCACTGAAAGCGGACGATCTTGAGCATTACAAAGGTGAACGCGGTCGGCGGGGCAACAAGCTTCCAAGGGGGTTTCAGCGGGTGGATGCGCTGCTCGTCGAAAACCTCAATTGA
- a CDS encoding PqiC family protein: protein MTALRLPILWLAGLLGLAGCSMNQPVSLYQLDSGTPAQPAQSTGMAVLLGPVLIADYLQRETLLQRQPDGSLQAATDGRWAGSLSSDIDQLLLRQVAGHLDSQRVVLAPANQGFTPDVQVLLSITRLDSGKSQPAVLDAQWRLIDRRGTVRENRIVHLQEQHAGTTAAQVQAQGVLLQRLAEQLSVSLKPLANQPPIAEVPRKAAPAPAKPVEKEKDKIPMALPIRTDMEVFRF from the coding sequence ATGACTGCTCTGCGCCTTCCTATTTTGTGGCTCGCCGGCCTGCTTGGCCTGGCGGGCTGCAGCATGAACCAGCCGGTGTCGCTGTACCAGCTGGACAGCGGTACCCCGGCCCAGCCTGCGCAAAGCACAGGCATGGCCGTATTGCTTGGCCCGGTTCTGATCGCTGACTACCTGCAGCGTGAAACCCTGTTGCAACGCCAACCCGACGGCAGCCTGCAAGCCGCCACTGATGGTCGTTGGGCTGGTAGCCTGTCTTCCGATATCGATCAATTGCTGTTGCGCCAGGTGGCCGGACACCTGGACAGCCAGCGCGTGGTGCTGGCCCCGGCCAACCAGGGGTTCACCCCGGATGTGCAAGTGCTGTTGTCGATCACCCGGCTGGATTCAGGGAAATCCCAACCCGCGGTGCTCGATGCCCAATGGCGCCTGATCGACCGTCGCGGCACGGTTCGCGAGAACCGCATCGTTCACCTGCAAGAACAACATGCAGGTACGACCGCTGCACAGGTCCAGGCACAAGGCGTGCTCTTGCAGCGCCTGGCCGAGCAATTGTCCGTGTCCCTCAAGCCTTTGGCCAACCAGCCACCTATCGCGGAAGTGCCGCGCAAGGCAGCTCCGGCCCCGGCCAAGCCGGTGGAAAAGGAAAAGGACAAGATCCCGATGGCCCTGCCGATTCGTACCGACATGGAAGTGTTCCGGTTCTGA
- a CDS encoding AhpA/YtjB family protein, which produces MNRPTPVKTDNFFLLIFRALRHRRVPIALRIASHNVILVALALVIYACVMGLQFKQAMHEQADALGESLTTQTATSATELLVSNDILSLNVLLNNLTKNKLVAHAAIYSVDNRILAEAGQRPKPGLLGETGGMYQSKITFQDVTAGQLRISLDMDQFQQPMTISLQSMGILSAILLALALALSLRLGRHISTPLLQLRVWLRDIDEHTPATQRQDEIGDLARQLHASFAPEPEPVPEPEDIDYVDEDDAEPGFEVRNLRDPGFDESAPMPASRPAPRHVVRAVEDEEDDDAFADLRDDSVAGAPQPAVRPVASNLPQHSAVLAVQLGAQDQLRRLPQARLKELLERYRDCLDQAASLYQGELHTLNDGSTLMLFHTEDSGDDYLTNAICCGELLRALGHQLQIEVADSGITLQLQLGLTLGDGLYGLSQIDLLLTETAQDALALSQHSRNLLLVERKINDDALIRQRARIRPIASPEGACCVERLMEPYPSMLERQLARMHERQA; this is translated from the coding sequence GTGAACCGGCCCACGCCAGTCAAAACCGACAATTTCTTCCTGCTGATCTTCCGTGCATTGCGCCATCGTCGCGTGCCGATTGCATTGCGCATCGCCAGCCATAACGTGATCCTGGTCGCCCTGGCCCTGGTCATCTATGCCTGCGTGATGGGCCTGCAATTCAAGCAGGCCATGCACGAGCAGGCGGATGCCCTGGGCGAAAGCCTGACCACCCAGACCGCCACGTCCGCCACCGAGCTGCTGGTGTCCAACGACATCCTCAGCCTCAACGTGCTGCTCAACAACCTGACCAAGAACAAACTGGTCGCCCACGCTGCCATCTACAGCGTGGACAACCGCATCCTCGCCGAAGCCGGCCAGCGCCCCAAACCTGGCCTGCTGGGCGAGACCGGCGGCATGTACCAGAGCAAGATCACTTTCCAGGACGTGACTGCCGGGCAACTGCGCATCAGCCTGGACATGGACCAGTTCCAGCAACCGATGACCATCAGCCTGCAGAGCATGGGCATCCTCAGCGCAATCTTGCTGGCGCTGGCGCTGGCCTTGAGCCTGCGCCTGGGACGGCACATCTCCACGCCGCTACTGCAACTGCGCGTCTGGCTGCGGGACATCGACGAACACACGCCGGCCACCCAGCGCCAGGACGAAATCGGCGACCTGGCCCGGCAGCTTCACGCCAGCTTCGCACCGGAACCGGAGCCTGTGCCGGAACCTGAAGACATCGATTACGTCGACGAAGACGATGCCGAGCCAGGCTTCGAGGTCCGCAACTTGCGTGACCCGGGCTTCGACGAAAGCGCGCCGATGCCTGCCTCCCGCCCTGCGCCGCGCCATGTGGTGCGTGCTGTCGAAGATGAGGAAGACGACGACGCCTTTGCCGACTTGCGAGACGACTCGGTGGCCGGCGCCCCTCAACCGGCGGTCCGCCCTGTCGCCTCGAACCTGCCCCAGCACAGCGCCGTGCTGGCCGTGCAACTGGGCGCCCAGGATCAACTGCGCCGCCTGCCCCAGGCGCGCCTGAAGGAGCTGCTCGAACGCTATCGCGATTGCCTCGATCAGGCCGCATCGCTTTATCAAGGCGAACTGCACACCTTGAATGATGGCAGCACGCTGATGCTGTTCCACACCGAGGACAGCGGCGACGACTACCTGACCAATGCCATTTGCTGCGGTGAACTGCTGCGGGCGCTGGGTCACCAGTTGCAAATCGAAGTCGCCGACAGTGGCATTACCCTGCAATTGCAACTGGGCCTGACCTTGGGCGATGGGCTGTACGGCTTGAGCCAGATCGACCTGCTGCTGACCGAAACCGCCCAGGACGCATTGGCGCTCTCCCAGCACAGCCGCAATCTGCTGCTGGTGGAGCGCAAGATCAATGATGACGCGCTGATCCGCCAACGCGCGCGCATCCGCCCCATCGCCAGCCCCGAAGGCGCTTGCTGCGTGGAACGGTTGATGGAGCCTTATCCGTCGATGCTGGAGCGGCAGCTGGCGCGGATGCACGAGCGTCAGGCCTGA
- the serB gene encoding phosphoserine phosphatase SerB, whose protein sequence is MREIVLINITGSDRPGLTAAITGVLAQGGVNILDIGQAVIHDTLSFGILVEIPDAEQSKSVLKDILFTAYKLDQQVRFTPVSEADYQHWVAGQGKKRHIVTLLTRKVTAEQLQRVSSITAQYGLNIDHIDRLSGRMPLDTPADKGKGCIEFSVRGEPADPQALRAEFLSVAQELNVDIAFQEDSLFRRNRRLAVFDMDSTLIEAEVIDELAKAAGVGDKVSAITERAMAGELDFRASFKERLALLKGLDVGVLDSIGASLRLTEGAETLFAELKRLGYKTAILSGGFTYFAKQLQAKLGIDYVFANELEVVDGKVTGVAVEPIVDAQRKADLLRELAEKEGLRLEQTIAVGDGANDLPMLAIAGLGVAFRAKPLVKQSARQAISTLGLDGVLYLLGFRDRDGQV, encoded by the coding sequence TTGCGCGAAATCGTCCTGATAAACATCACTGGCAGCGACCGTCCGGGTCTGACTGCGGCCATTACCGGCGTTCTGGCCCAGGGTGGTGTGAACATTCTCGACATCGGTCAGGCGGTAATCCATGACACGCTGTCGTTCGGCATCCTGGTTGAAATCCCGGACGCCGAACAGAGCAAGTCAGTGCTCAAGGACATCCTGTTCACGGCCTACAAGCTCGACCAGCAGGTGCGTTTCACGCCGGTGTCCGAAGCCGATTACCAGCATTGGGTGGCCGGCCAGGGCAAGAAGCGCCATATCGTGACGCTGCTGACCCGCAAGGTGACTGCCGAGCAGTTGCAGCGCGTCAGCTCGATCACCGCCCAATACGGGCTGAATATCGACCACATCGACCGGCTGTCCGGGCGCATGCCGTTGGACACTCCGGCCGACAAGGGCAAGGGCTGTATCGAATTTTCCGTGCGCGGCGAACCGGCCGATCCCCAGGCGCTGCGTGCCGAATTCCTCAGCGTCGCTCAGGAACTGAACGTCGACATCGCTTTCCAGGAAGACTCTCTGTTCCGTCGTAATCGCCGCCTGGCAGTGTTCGACATGGACTCGACGTTGATCGAAGCCGAAGTCATCGACGAGCTGGCCAAGGCGGCGGGCGTGGGTGACAAGGTTTCGGCCATCACCGAGCGAGCCATGGCCGGTGAGCTGGATTTCCGCGCCAGCTTCAAGGAGCGCCTGGCATTGCTCAAAGGCCTGGACGTCGGCGTGCTCGATTCCATCGGCGCCTCCCTGCGCCTGACCGAGGGCGCCGAAACCCTGTTTGCCGAACTCAAGCGCCTGGGCTACAAGACCGCCATCCTGTCCGGCGGCTTCACTTATTTCGCCAAGCAACTGCAGGCCAAGCTCGGTATCGACTATGTGTTCGCCAACGAACTGGAAGTGGTGGACGGCAAGGTCACCGGGGTTGCCGTCGAGCCGATCGTCGATGCCCAGCGCAAGGCAGACTTGTTGCGCGAATTGGCCGAGAAGGAAGGTCTTCGCCTGGAGCAGACCATTGCCGTGGGTGACGGCGCCAACGACCTGCCGATGCTGGCCATCGCCGGCCTGGGCGTGGCGTTCCGGGCCAAGCCATTGGTCAAGCAGTCGGCCCGGCAGGCGATTTCGACCTTGGGGTTGGATGGGGTGTTGTACTTGCTGGGTTTCCGCGATCGCGACGGGCAGGTTTGA